The Candidatus Manganitrophus noduliformans genome includes a window with the following:
- a CDS encoding VTT domain-containing protein, with amino-acid sequence MKSNKTRAALFLLILIGLITVVRAAGLTDYFDQQRLQDAIGRWGIWGPLVYILIFSVAPALFLPGFPIAMAGGLAFGPIWGTVYASVGSSLGAGVAFLIARYFMRDIVVERLGERWKKIDEGVTRRGWAYVAITRLIPLFPFNFLNYAFGLTKIGFGTFFFATTLFKLPGVAAYVVFSSSFLDLIQGKISFVFLIGLVLFLLVSLTPFLYRKWRGAKASLPTGMGMMATTFLLAQI; translated from the coding sequence GTGAAATCGAACAAAACGCGGGCAGCACTCTTTCTTCTCATTCTGATCGGTCTGATCACAGTTGTTCGCGCGGCCGGGCTGACCGATTACTTCGATCAGCAGCGGCTTCAAGATGCGATTGGCCGCTGGGGGATCTGGGGGCCGCTTGTTTACATTCTGATCTTCTCCGTTGCCCCCGCTCTTTTTCTTCCGGGTTTTCCCATTGCAATGGCCGGGGGCCTCGCATTCGGGCCGATCTGGGGAACCGTTTATGCCTCGGTCGGATCGAGTCTTGGAGCGGGCGTCGCGTTCCTGATTGCCCGCTATTTTATGCGGGATATCGTAGTAGAACGTTTGGGGGAGCGTTGGAAGAAAATTGATGAGGGGGTCACACGGAGGGGTTGGGCCTATGTCGCGATCACACGGTTGATTCCTCTCTTCCCCTTCAATTTTTTGAATTACGCCTTTGGCCTGACGAAAATCGGATTCGGAACCTTCTTCTTCGCCACGACACTCTTTAAGCTCCCCGGCGTCGCGGCCTATGTCGTCTTCTCCAGTTCGTTTCTCGATTTAATACAAGGGAAGATCTCCTTCGTATTTCTGATCGGGCTTGTCCTGTTTCTACTCGTTTCATTGACCCCGTTTTTATATCGAAAATGGAGAGGGGCCAAAGCTTCGCTCCCCACCGGGATGGGGATGATGGCTACGACCTTTCTTTTGGCACAGATCTAA
- a CDS encoding TVP38/TMEM64 family protein produces MAENGDKASTAKWLILGLFILGIGAFFYLDLGKFLTLNALKENRDALQSYTESHYLSTVIFFILIYCIQTALSLPGATILTLAAGLLFGTLLGTLYVNLAATSGATLAFLAARYLFRDLVERKFGKRLEPIHEGIRQNAFYYLLTLRLIPLFPFFLINLASGLTRMSLRTYVIATAIGIVPGSFVYANAGRQLGTIDSLNEIGSPRVIGAFVLLGLLALLPVVYKKWSGKAVAEAPENEK; encoded by the coding sequence ATGGCAGAGAATGGGGACAAAGCCTCCACTGCAAAATGGTTGATACTCGGCCTCTTTATCCTGGGCATTGGAGCCTTTTTTTATCTCGATCTCGGGAAATTTCTCACGCTGAACGCGCTGAAAGAAAACAGAGACGCGCTTCAAAGCTATACCGAGTCTCATTATCTATCCACCGTGATCTTTTTTATTCTGATCTATTGCATCCAGACGGCCCTTTCACTTCCGGGGGCGACGATTCTCACGCTCGCCGCCGGACTCCTCTTCGGCACCCTGTTGGGGACTTTGTATGTGAATTTGGCCGCCACATCGGGGGCGACGCTGGCCTTCCTGGCGGCCCGATATCTGTTTAGGGACCTGGTGGAACGAAAATTTGGAAAGCGGCTGGAGCCGATTCATGAGGGAATCCGTCAAAATGCCTTTTACTATCTTCTGACGCTCCGATTGATTCCTCTTTTTCCGTTCTTCCTGATCAATTTGGCTTCGGGTTTGACGCGAATGAGTTTGAGGACGTATGTGATTGCGACGGCCATCGGGATTGTTCCGGGGAGTTTTGTCTATGCCAATGCGGGAAGACAGCTTGGAACGATCGATTCGTTAAACGAAATCGGCTCGCCCAGGGTCATCGGCGCCTTTGTCCTCCTGGGACTCTTGGCGTTGTTGCCGGTCGTCTACAAAAAATGGAGCGGGAAGGCCGTAGCGGAGGCGCCTGAAAACGAAAAAT
- a CDS encoding carboxymuconolactone decarboxylase family protein has translation MIVLELFISPGCVSAPSALALAEEAVRRVPRVDLIVRSDRQDRARARELGIFIYPSFVLDGALFSIGEPGLERLVQAMEEKIREKEEQMATIKLVDEKEADEKVKAIYQEIKKTFGIPFVPNLFKAMGHNAGLLEANWRRFLQVMGQGTLDRKTKEVIALAVSATNNCGYCIDAHTSGLRRMGADDAQVLEIMAVVDLYNGWNKFLDGLKVESDLG, from the coding sequence ATGATTGTTCTTGAACTCTTCATTTCACCCGGTTGCGTTTCGGCCCCTTCCGCGCTGGCTCTGGCGGAGGAGGCGGTCCGTCGCGTTCCGCGAGTCGATCTGATCGTTCGATCCGACCGCCAGGACCGAGCGCGGGCGAGGGAATTGGGAATCTTCATTTATCCCAGTTTTGTGCTGGATGGAGCGCTTTTTTCAATTGGAGAGCCGGGGTTGGAGCGATTAGTCCAAGCCATGGAGGAAAAAATCAGAGAGAAGGAGGAGCAGATGGCCACGATTAAACTCGTCGATGAAAAAGAGGCCGACGAAAAAGTAAAAGCGATTTATCAGGAGATCAAGAAGACATTCGGGATTCCGTTTGTGCCGAATCTTTTCAAAGCGATGGGGCACAACGCCGGCCTTCTGGAGGCGAACTGGAGGCGATTTCTCCAGGTCATGGGGCAGGGGACATTGGATCGTAAAACCAAAGAGGTCATCGCCCTCGCCGTTTCCGCGACGAACAATTGCGGCTACTGCATCGACGCCCATACGTCGGGACTCCGCCGGATGGGGGCGGACGACGCCCAAGTCTTGGAGATCATGGCCGTTGTCGATCTCTACAATGGGTGGAATAAATTCCTCGACGGGTTGAAGGTTGAATCCGATCTTGGCTAG
- a CDS encoding helix-turn-helix domain-containing protein — MARFLIDLCSETGEPVGNNVRLQFKVTHQELANLIGSIRETVTSILSDFRRQGLIQQSQRFITILDLERFTLVANHGADMGR; from the coding sequence TTGGCGCGGTTTCTCATCGATCTCTGCTCCGAAACTGGAGAACCCGTGGGGAACAACGTGCGGCTCCAATTTAAGGTGACGCACCAGGAGCTTGCGAACCTCATCGGATCGATCCGAGAGACCGTGACCTCGATTCTGAGTGATTTTAGGCGTCAGGGCCTGATTCAGCAGTCGCAACGGTTCATCACCATCCTGGATCTGGAGAGGTTTACCCTGGTTGCCAACCACGGCGCCGACATGGGCCGATGA
- a CDS encoding STAS domain-containing protein, with protein MFKVSLVDSDEKTITLKLEGRIVGPWVNVLRGESDRWFSQQRRLILDFSEVTFIDSEGIDLAHALMRKGIHLVGFSLFLSEILEKARPE; from the coding sequence ATGTTCAAAGTAAGCCTGGTTGATTCTGATGAGAAGACGATCACCCTGAAACTGGAGGGGCGCATCGTTGGTCCATGGGTGAATGTTCTCAGAGGCGAATCCGATCGATGGTTCTCTCAGCAGAGAAGACTGATCCTCGATTTTTCAGAGGTCACTTTCATTGATTCGGAAGGGATCGATCTCGCGCACGCATTGATGCGCAAGGGTATCCATCTTGTGGGGTTTTCCCTGTTCCTGTCGGAAATTCTAGAAAAAGCCCGCCCAGAATGA
- a CDS encoding Crp/Fnr family transcriptional regulator — MLKSKIWYLQRIRLFKEMTPEEMEELDRKVQMVSVRRKTALFFPGDPGQHVYALKEGRVKIGRISKTGRVVTLAILEPGEIFGETELFDDTSRSTLAEALEDSKLCVIPKDHFLSILRKKPEVFFLLTKMICSRAKQIESRVEDLAFLDVPSRLLRLLTQLSRDYGKNLPRGIRLELKITHLELANLIGSIRETVSATLGEFRNQGLIDFDGRRIVLLHPDRPKQKTA; from the coding sequence ATGCTGAAAAGCAAGATCTGGTACCTTCAAAGAATTAGACTCTTTAAAGAGATGACCCCCGAAGAGATGGAAGAGCTTGATCGGAAGGTCCAGATGGTATCGGTCAGGAGAAAAACGGCGCTCTTCTTCCCAGGAGATCCAGGCCAGCATGTATACGCCTTGAAGGAGGGTCGCGTCAAGATAGGGCGGATTTCAAAAACCGGACGTGTAGTAACCCTTGCCATTTTGGAGCCGGGGGAGATCTTCGGGGAGACGGAGCTTTTTGACGACACGTCACGGAGCACCCTGGCGGAAGCGCTGGAAGACAGCAAGCTCTGTGTCATCCCGAAGGATCACTTTCTTTCCATCCTCCGCAAAAAACCGGAGGTCTTTTTTCTCCTTACCAAGATGATCTGCTCACGCGCGAAGCAAATTGAAAGCCGTGTGGAAGACCTCGCCTTCCTGGATGTTCCTTCCCGGCTGCTGCGTCTTTTAACCCAGCTCTCAAGAGACTATGGGAAGAACCTCCCCCGGGGGATTCGCCTTGAACTTAAAATTACCCACCTTGAACTGGCCAACCTGATCGGATCCATCCGAGAGACGGTCAGCGCTACGTTGGGAGAATTTAGAAATCAGGGTCTCATTGATTTCGACGGCCGGCGGATCGTCCTTCTCCATCCGGACCGCCCCAAGCAGAAGACCGCCTGA